TGTCATGATATTCGCAAAATCAACAATATTGAAAAGTTTCTCTACGTCCACACCGTTTGCAAGTGTGCTTTGAGCTGCTGGCAACGCTACGGTTAACTCATATTTTTTCTTCACATCTACGCCTTGCTTATCTAAAGCAGTACGCAAATCTTGAAGTAACGTAATATAGTTTTGTTTATCCGCAGGTTTGGCATTCGGAGTTCCTTCATCGTTCTTGTTATCCACTAAGTCAGCGGCACGAACCGATGCTGGGTACTCCCAATCTAGATCCACGAAATCCATATTTGTATATTTGATAAATTTCATAACATTGCTTACAAAATTAGCACGCGCTGTAGCATTTTCTCCAATTGCAGAGAAGTCACCAGATTTCGACCAACCACCAATAGAAACACCAATCTTCATATTAGGGTTTTTCGCTCTTAAATCTTGTAACGCGTTTAAAATACCCGCATTTGCTCCGCCCCATTGAACTCCATCTTGTCCAACCGGTGCGCCAACTGCCGCATCTTTATCAGTGAATTTCAAGTTTCCACTACTATCGAAATCAAGAAACGCAAAGTTTAGATGTGTCAATTGCTCTGCTGGTATATCTTTCGGATAAAACTGACCTTCCCCGCCCCAAATGGACCAATCTCCATAATACATAACATTTCTAGTTTCCGTTGTGCTGGCGGCTTTAGCTTTGACAGAAGAATTCCCTACATTACCTAGAACGGATGATGCAAATAACGAAACGACTAACAACAACACTGAGACTACACTAATTACCCTCTTTGTTACCTTTTTCATTTCTTCACCTCTTCATAATTTTTACGTTCTGCTTGCGGTAAGTTTACTTTCTCTGCTTTTCAAAACCCAGAATTTCAAAAATCCCCCGTTAGATCCCCCTCTTATTGTGTACTAAATCCTGGATACTTATGTAAGTTGCAAGTATCGTGCCAAGAAGAAAGCGTTAACAATGCGGTTCAAAAAGAAATATATGTTACACACACCACTTACACTGTCTGGATTTATTTTACACAGGTTGGATTATTATTGTAATTATTACCTTGTAAAGTGATAGAAATTTAACTAATTTGCTCCGAAAAATTATATTTCCTTTCAAAAAAGAAGACTCCACCATGAATCTGGAGAATCTTCTTATGTATTAATATTTACTACTATTGGCCATTCTGGTTTCTCCCATGTTATAAACTGGATTAACCTCCTCTTGCCAGCCGTCCCATTCCGCCAAAATCCAGCCTTTGCTATCAAGAATTTTTCCTACAGCCATCATTTTTTTTCGCATTCCACATAGATACTCCCTCGTGCACCCAAGGTATTGCGCTATTTCTTGATGTGTTAGTATGGAAGGAATTTCGCAAGTATTGTCTTTTGTCACGGTGCCTATTTCTTCACCGGCTTGATGCAATAAAATGATTAGCCTCCGTTCCAATGATTCTAAAAAACCATCCATGCGACGAACTACGGCGAGCATTCTTTCTTGTAGTACAAGCTCTCGTCGACCTTGTACTGATCCAATGCCATCATTTTGAATAAGCATAAGTTGAACCTGAGACCTGGCCTCATAACGAAAAATACTATTATCTGTCGCAATAAAATCCCCCGTACTCATAAAATTGATAAGTTGTCTGCTTAGTCTGCAAATGAGATATCCCGACAAAACAATATAATCCCCTTGTTCTCTCAAAACATCCCCCTTCTTTAACGTTACAATAGTAGGTTTTTCCACTATATACCCTCCTCAAAATCATCTTCATTAGCTACTTCTTTAGATAACGACATCATGTATAACACCGCCATCATCACACTAACAATACTCCCAGATACTAATAACGTATCCACTGGACTTGTACATAAAGCATATAAAAACGGAAAAACAACCATTAATTTAATTTTGAAATCTCCGCTTGTAGATCGTATAATCGCAAAAACAGTTACAATAAATAGTACGATTAAAATTATAACGCCAAGTAGACCAGTCTCACCAATAATCATCGCCCAATATGAATCTGTGATGAATGATGGATTAATGCTAGACAATCCCCACACACGCGATATCTGATATTCCCAATAAAGCGGTGAATAATGAAGGCGTGAGGCGTTCGATCCGAACATACCAAGTCCCGCTCCAAATGGCGCATGCTTCTCAGCAATCTCAACAGATGTTCGTAATAACACACCACGTGCCTCCATATTACCCGCTCCAAATTGATCCGCAATTCGCTCCCAGCTAAACCATGTAAGAAATCCCCCAAGTAAGACATATACATAAGCTGGTAAACGTTTGATGTATGGAAATAATAGCAGTAATAGAAACAAGCATACATAGATACCAATTGCTGTACTTCTTCCCGCCGTAAAAACTAAACCTAAGTTTAATAGAAGATAAACATATGGCAATCGCGTTTTTTGAATCAATGAGAAAAACACCATCAATACTGTAAATAAAAGCACGACCATACTAAAAGGCGCCGGATGGCCGAACCCATAGGCATACGTTGACATGCCGAAGCGAATATCGAAACCTGTCATAATCGGAAAAACTAAATTCAATACATAGGCCGCCGAACAAACGAGGCTAAAACTCCAAGCAATACGTTTCATCCACAGTATCGTGCTTTTAAATTTCGTGTTTTTCAGCAATATTCGCCCACAATAAAACATCAATAAAAACTTTGTCATACCGAAAAAAGTGTATACTTGCATCAAAATTGTATTATGCGCCCCGTTGAATAGATTAGGGATAAAAGCAATGAGGCCAAAAAGACTACATAATAAAAGCGTTACGATCGCCCAAACATCTAGTGATTTGACCTGTCCTTTTTCAAGAAAAAGTAGCTTGATAGCCGCCGCCACGATGAAGCCAAAGACAATAATTTCTGTAATGTAGCTTAGTGCAGGACTCATCGATTCCAATAAACTGGAGAATATCGCTAATAAAAAGAGAATCATAAACATCATCATGTGGGGTTCGCCACATCCTTTCTACCTATTCCGCTAGTTGCGTCGCGCGTCGAATAGCTAATTTTTTACGAATCACAAGACCTTGACAAACTAGAAGTCCCAGCGCAAACATACCTTGTATCCACCAATTCGGAAGG
The sequence above is drawn from the Listeria weihenstephanensis genome and encodes:
- a CDS encoding Crp/Fnr family transcriptional regulator codes for the protein MEKPTIVTLKKGDVLREQGDYIVLSGYLICRLSRQLINFMSTGDFIATDNSIFRYEARSQVQLMLIQNDGIGSVQGRRELVLQERMLAVVRRMDGFLESLERRLIILLHQAGEEIGTVTKDNTCEIPSILTHQEIAQYLGCTREYLCGMRKKMMAVGKILDSKGWILAEWDGWQEEVNPVYNMGETRMANSSKY